From the Billgrantia sulfidoxydans genome, one window contains:
- a CDS encoding glutamine synthetase family protein — MSRLQARDVKSADDARRIVEQRGLSHVKVGMFDIDGVMVGKYMRRDKFFHALQHGFAFCDVVLGWDSKDELYDNVTYTGWHTGYPDAALRVIPESCRELPCEGDMLLFLAEFTGPAETICPRGLLRRVLAKAESMGFSACGALEYEFFLFQETPESVREKGFRDLKPFTPDMMGYSMLRSSVHGELYHELLGLAEAMDFPIEGLHTETGPGVLEAAIRVDEALAAGDKGALFKTFTKVWAQRRGLMATFMAKWSPDYPGQSGHIHLSLNHVDSGESAFFDADKPHGMSDVQRHFVAGQQQLMPQFLAMFAPTVNSYTRLIPGFWAPTDATWGVENRTTALRVIPGSAKSQRVEYRLGSADANPYLALAAAIGSGLHGIEHRLEPDEMVTGNAYALAHPEHQALSRTLWEAAQRLKASDAARSLFGDAFVEHFAATREWEERQFRRHITDWELDRYFEII, encoded by the coding sequence ATGAGCCGACTCCAGGCGAGAGACGTGAAGAGTGCCGACGACGCCCGGCGCATCGTCGAACAGCGCGGGCTGAGCCACGTCAAGGTTGGCATGTTCGACATCGATGGCGTGATGGTCGGCAAGTACATGCGCCGCGACAAGTTCTTCCATGCCCTGCAGCATGGCTTTGCTTTCTGTGACGTGGTGCTGGGCTGGGACAGCAAGGACGAACTCTACGACAACGTGACGTACACCGGCTGGCACACCGGCTATCCGGACGCCGCCCTGCGGGTGATTCCCGAGAGCTGCCGCGAGTTGCCCTGCGAGGGCGACATGCTGCTGTTCCTGGCCGAGTTCACCGGCCCGGCCGAGACGATCTGCCCGCGCGGGCTGCTGCGCCGCGTGCTGGCCAAGGCCGAGTCGATGGGCTTTTCCGCCTGCGGCGCGCTGGAGTACGAGTTCTTCCTGTTCCAGGAGACGCCGGAGTCGGTGCGCGAGAAGGGCTTTCGCGACCTCAAGCCGTTCACCCCCGACATGATGGGCTACTCGATGCTCAGGAGTTCGGTTCACGGCGAGCTCTATCACGAGCTGCTCGGCCTGGCCGAGGCGATGGACTTTCCCATCGAGGGGCTGCACACCGAGACCGGCCCCGGCGTGCTGGAGGCGGCGATCCGCGTCGACGAGGCGCTGGCCGCCGGCGACAAGGGCGCGCTGTTCAAGACCTTCACCAAGGTGTGGGCGCAGCGCCGCGGGCTGATGGCCACCTTCATGGCCAAGTGGTCGCCGGACTACCCCGGCCAGAGCGGTCACATCCACCTCTCGCTCAATCACGTCGACAGCGGCGAGTCGGCCTTCTTCGATGCCGACAAGCCCCACGGCATGAGCGACGTCCAGCGCCACTTCGTCGCCGGCCAGCAGCAGCTGATGCCGCAGTTCCTGGCCATGTTCGCCCCCACGGTGAACAGCTACACCCGCCTGATTCCCGGCTTCTGGGCGCCTACCGATGCCACCTGGGGGGTGGAGAACCGCACCACCGCGCTGCGGGTGATTCCCGGCAGCGCCAAGTCGCAGCGGGTCGAGTACCGCCTGGGCAGCGCCGATGCCAACCCCTACCTGGCGCTCGCCGCGGCGATCGGCTCGGGGCTCCATGGCATCGAACACCGGCTCGAGCCCGACGAAATGGTGACCGGCAACGCCTACGCGCTGGCCCACCCCGAACATCAGGCGCTTTCGCGCACGCTGTGGGAAGCGGCCCAGCGGTTGAAAGCTTCCGACGCGGCGCGCAGCCTGTTCGGCGATGCCTTCGTCGAGCACTTCGCGGCCACGCGTGAATGGGAAGAACGCCAGTTCCGACGCCACATCACCGATTGGGAGCTCGATCGCTATTTCGAAATTATTTGA
- a CDS encoding TRAP transporter substrate-binding protein, with translation MTNRRDFLKKAGLATAATVGATTLSAPYVHAQSRSPIRWRLQTYAGPALAEHVIKPSIDAFNKAANGEMEIELYYSDQLVPTGELFRAMQRGTIDAVQSDDDSINAPVDVSVFGGYFPFASRYSLDVPALFHHYGLKEIWEEAYGEVEGVTWLGSGAWDPCNFVTREPIRSLDDLEGKRVFTFPTAGRFLSRFGVVPVTLPWEDIEVAMQTRELDGIAWAGITEAYTVGWADVSSYYLTNNISGAWAGSYFANTERWNEVPEHLKTLFKLCMDSSHYYRQHWYWWGEAHYRTTGGKLELTSIPEEEWQRLEDEALAFWDEIAEESERSARVVQILKDYRQTMQQAGPPYRYG, from the coding sequence ATGACCAATCGTCGCGATTTCCTCAAGAAGGCGGGCCTGGCCACCGCCGCCACCGTGGGGGCCACGACCCTCTCGGCGCCCTACGTGCATGCCCAGTCGCGCAGCCCGATCCGCTGGCGCCTGCAGACCTACGCCGGGCCGGCGCTGGCCGAGCACGTGATCAAGCCCTCCATCGACGCCTTCAACAAGGCCGCCAACGGCGAGATGGAGATCGAGCTCTACTACTCCGACCAGCTGGTGCCCACCGGCGAGCTGTTCCGCGCCATGCAGCGCGGCACCATCGACGCCGTGCAGAGCGATGACGACTCGATCAATGCGCCGGTCGACGTCTCGGTGTTCGGCGGCTACTTCCCGTTCGCCTCGCGCTACAGCCTCGACGTGCCGGCGCTGTTCCACCACTACGGCCTCAAGGAGATCTGGGAGGAGGCCTACGGCGAGGTCGAGGGCGTCACCTGGCTCGGCTCGGGCGCCTGGGATCCGTGCAACTTCGTTACCCGTGAGCCGATTCGCAGCCTCGACGACCTCGAGGGCAAGCGCGTCTTCACCTTCCCCACCGCGGGGCGCTTCCTCAGCCGCTTCGGCGTGGTGCCGGTGACCTTGCCTTGGGAGGACATCGAGGTCGCCATGCAGACCCGCGAGCTCGACGGCATCGCCTGGGCCGGCATCACCGAGGCCTACACCGTGGGCTGGGCCGACGTCAGCAGCTACTACCTGACCAACAACATCTCCGGCGCCTGGGCCGGCTCCTACTTTGCCAACACCGAGCGCTGGAACGAGGTACCCGAGCATCTCAAGACCCTGTTCAAGCTGTGCATGGATAGCTCCCACTACTACCGCCAGCACTGGTACTGGTGGGGCGAGGCCCACTACCGCACCACCGGTGGCAAGCTGGAGCTGACCTCGATCCCCGAGGAGGAGTGGCAGCGGCTCGAGGACGAGGCGCTGGCCTTCTGGGACGAGATCGCCGAGGAGAGCGAGCGCAGCGCCCGGGTGGTGCAGATCCTCAAGGACTATCGCCAGACCATGCAGCAGGCCGGGCCTCCCTATCGCTACGGCTGA
- a CDS encoding TRAP transporter large permease, with product MSYEMIALTMFSTMMLLLLTGQRVFAVIGFVGAASALLLWGQGGVEMPFSAAIQLMNWYPLLTLPLFIYMGYMLSESGIASELYEMFHVWMGSLKGGLAVGTIGLMVVVSAMNGLSVAGMAIGATIALPELLRRGYDKIMVTGVIQAGSSLGILVPPSVVLVLYGMIARQPVSQLWLAGAIPGLILAGLFVLYIVIRCRLQPHLGPALPAEERQMSLAEKLKLLRAGLLPLLIFFFMTGLFLMGVTSLVESSAVGALAATLAALVKRRLTWKVIESTVHKTLGISCMFMWIILAALCFGAVFDGLGAVRAIENVFLDRIGMSPWQILVMMQLSYILLGMFLDDTAMLVIVAPLYVPLVISLGFDPIWYGVLYTITVQIAYMTPPFGYNLFLMRAMAPPEISLGDIYRSVWPFVGIMLIGLALITIFPQLALWLPQLYRGY from the coding sequence ATGAGCTACGAGATGATTGCCCTGACGATGTTCTCGACCATGATGCTGCTGCTGCTGACCGGGCAGCGGGTGTTCGCTGTGATCGGCTTCGTCGGTGCCGCCTCGGCGCTGCTGCTGTGGGGCCAGGGCGGGGTGGAGATGCCGTTCAGTGCTGCCATCCAACTGATGAACTGGTACCCGCTGCTGACCCTGCCGCTGTTCATCTACATGGGCTACATGCTCTCCGAGTCGGGCATCGCCAGCGAACTCTACGAGATGTTTCACGTCTGGATGGGCTCGCTCAAGGGCGGCCTGGCGGTGGGCACCATCGGCCTGATGGTGGTGGTCTCGGCGATGAACGGGCTGAGCGTGGCGGGCATGGCCATCGGCGCGACCATCGCCCTGCCGGAACTGTTGCGCCGCGGCTACGACAAGATCATGGTCACCGGCGTGATCCAGGCCGGAAGCTCACTGGGCATCCTGGTGCCGCCCAGCGTGGTGCTGGTGCTCTACGGCATGATCGCGCGCCAGCCGGTCAGCCAGCTGTGGCTGGCGGGAGCCATCCCGGGGCTGATCCTTGCCGGGCTGTTCGTGCTCTACATCGTCATCCGCTGCCGCCTGCAGCCGCATCTCGGCCCGGCCCTGCCGGCCGAGGAGCGCCAGATGAGCCTGGCCGAAAAGCTCAAGCTGCTGCGCGCCGGCCTGCTGCCGCTGCTGATCTTCTTCTTCATGACCGGGCTGTTCCTGATGGGCGTGACCAGCTTGGTGGAGAGCTCGGCGGTGGGGGCGCTGGCCGCCACCCTGGCGGCACTGGTCAAGCGCCGCCTGACCTGGAAGGTGATCGAGAGCACCGTGCACAAGACGCTCGGCATCAGCTGTATGTTCATGTGGATCATCCTCGCCGCGCTGTGTTTCGGCGCGGTGTTCGACGGCCTCGGTGCGGTGCGCGCCATCGAGAACGTGTTCCTCGACCGCATCGGCATGAGCCCGTGGCAGATACTCGTGATGATGCAGCTCTCCTACATCCTGCTCGGCATGTTTCTCGACGACACCGCCATGCTGGTGATCGTGGCACCGCTCTACGTGCCGCTGGTGATCAGCCTGGGCTTCGATCCGATCTGGTACGGCGTGCTCTACACCATCACCGTGCAGATCGCCTACATGACCCCGCCGTTCGGCTACAACCTGTTCCTGATGCGCGCCATGGCGCCGCCGGAGATCTCGCTGGGCGACATCTACCGCAGCGTCTGGCCCTTCGTCGGCATCATGCTGATCGGGTTGGCGCTGATCACCATCTTCCCGCAGCTGGCGCTGTGGCTGCCGCAGCTCTATCGCGGCTACTGA
- a CDS encoding TRAP transporter small permease subunit: MPRIITLYVRWVDAFNRVVGRIVMFMIFVMIGVLLFASVSRTAFNSPLIWSIEVSQFMMAAYYLLGGAYAMQMGAHVRMDLFYSRWSDRTRALVDALTIVLLLVFLGALLAGGISSTEYALRYGEKSYTSWAPPLAPIKIVMTFGIFLMLLQAFSTFFKDVARARGVVLEGERLE, translated from the coding sequence ATGCCAAGAATAATAACGCTCTACGTTCGCTGGGTGGATGCGTTCAACCGGGTGGTGGGACGCATCGTCATGTTCATGATCTTCGTCATGATCGGCGTGCTGCTCTTCGCCTCGGTGTCCCGTACCGCCTTCAACAGCCCGCTGATCTGGAGCATCGAGGTCTCGCAGTTCATGATGGCCGCCTACTACCTGCTGGGCGGCGCCTACGCCATGCAGATGGGCGCCCATGTGCGCATGGACCTGTTCTATTCGCGCTGGTCAGACCGTACCCGGGCCCTCGTCGACGCGTTGACCATCGTGCTGCTGCTGGTCTTCCTCGGGGCGCTGCTGGCCGGCGGCATCTCCAGCACCGAGTACGCCCTGCGCTACGGCGAGAAGAGCTACACCTCCTGGGCGCCGCCCCTGGCGCCGATCAAGATCGTCATGACCTTCGGCATCTTCCTCATGCTGCTGCAGGCCTTCTCGACTTTCTTCAAGGACGTTGCGCGCGCGCGTGGCGTGGTACTCGAAGGGGAGCGTCTCGAATGA